The Actinocorallia herbida DNA window ACTGGACGGCGCGACGGCAGGCGATGTTGTCGAACGGAGCCACGCGGCTGTCGATCGTCATGTAGGTCAGCGCCGAGCCGGAGGCGGCGTCGGTGTTGCCCACCTCGGTGCCGCCGAGGGCCTTGGGCTGCGCGGCGGTGCCGAGGCCACCCGCGGCGAGGTCCATGTCCAGGGCGCCCGACATCAGCTTGTTGTCGATGTCGTCCTGGTTCTGGTTCAGCGCGACGGAGATGGTGTCCGGCAGGGCCTTGCGGACCTCATCGGTGCTCTGGTCCCAGTTGGTGTTCCGGGAGAGCTTCATCGCCTTGCCGACCTCGTACGAGTCGATCTTGTACGGGCCCGAGGAGACGATGTTCTTCTTGTAGTTCAGACCGTTGTCCTTGGCCTGCGGGACCGGCGCGGTCTGCGGCATGAAGGCGAGGTAGTCGAACTCGGCGAACGGCGTGTTCAGGTTGAACTTGATCGTGTACTTGTCCGGCGTCTCGATCGACTTCAGACCGTCCGCGGACTTGTCCTTGTACGGGCCCTTGTAGGGGCTCGCGTTGTCCACGAGGTACTGCTTGAAGTACTTCGGGCCGCCCTGGAGCTCGTCGGTGAAGTTCGACCGCTCGACGGCGTACTTGATGTCCTGCGCGGTGATCTCGGTGCCGTCGTCGTACTTGAGGCCCTTGCGGAGCTTGTACGTCCAGGTCTTGTTGTTGTTGGACGCCTTGCCCAGGTCCTCGGCGAGGTCGGGGACGAGCTCCTGGCCCTCGGCGCCCGGCGCGTTCTTGAACGTCACCAGGGTGCGGGCGTAGTAGCGCGCGAAGTTCCAGGAGAACGCGTAGTAGGTGTCGCCGGGGTCCGGCGAGTCCCAGTCGCTGGACATGGCGTACCGCAGGTCTCCGCCCGTCTTGTCGGACGGGTTGATGATCGCGGTGTTGGCCGCGTTCTTCACCGCGGTGGAGGAGGAGGTGGCCCCCGAGTCCGAATCCCCACCGCAGGCCGTCAGCCCGGCGGCGAGCACGGCGCACGCGGCGAGCGACGCACCGATCTTGATCTTGTTCATTGTGCTGAGAGCACCTCTCTACAGAACTGGCAGGGAACGCAAACCCACCTGGTGGGGGTCACCGGGCACGGGGATCGAGCGCGTCGCGCAGCCCGTCCCCGAGCAGGTTGAAGGCCATCACCGTGATGAAGATGGCGAGGCCGGGGATGATCATGAAGAACGGGGTGTTCTGGTACGTCGGCACCGCGAGGCTGAGCATTCCGCCCCATGACGGCATCGGCGGGATGACGCCGACGCCCAGGAACGACAGGGCGGCCTCGAACAGGATGTTCGTCGGGATGAGCAGCGTCGTGTAGACGATGATCGGCGCCAGCAGGTTGGGCAGCAGCTCCTTGAACAGCACGTGCGCGTGGCTCGCGCCGAGGCTGCGGGACGCGTCGATGAACTCGCGCTCGCGCAGCGACAGGGTCTGGCCGCGGACGATCCGGCCGATGTAGGGCCAGCTGAAGAAGCCGATGACGAACACCAGGACGCCGACGCGCAGTCCGTTGCCGCGCAGCCCGAACATGTCGTCGGGCACGACTCCGACGAGGGCGATCGCGAACAGCAGCAGCGGGAAGGCCAGGAAGACGTCCATGGCCCGGCTGATGATGGTGTCGACCCAGCCGCCGAAGTAGCCGGCGACGACCCCGAGGACGGTGCCGATCGCGACCGACACCAGGGTCGCCGCGAACGCCACGATCAGCGAGATCCGGGCGCCCAGCACGATCCGGGACAGCATGTCGCGGCCGGTGGTCGGCTCCACGCCGAACCAGTGCTCCCAGCTGATGCCCGAGTGCAGCCAGCCGTCATAGGGCCGCTGCATCGTCTTGTCGATGAGGTCCTGGTGGTAGGCGTTGGGGTCCTGGAGGAACCACGGTCCGACCACCGCGATCAGGATCAGCAGGACGATCACGACGGCGCCGGCCACGGCGGCCTTGTCGCGCTTGAGCCGCGTCCAGGCGATGCGGCCCAGTGAACGTCCCTGGATCGCCTCGCTGCCGACGCCCTTGAGGACGTCCTCGGGGTGGGCCTCGGCCTCACCCTTCGTCACTTCGATCGGCGCGGTCACGCACGTTCCTTCCTCGCCACCTGGACACCGCAACTCCGCGTAGCGGTGTACGTGCCCCTTGTACCGGCGGGTGCGGCTGTCTCCGGGCACGAGGGGCGGCTTGTTTCACAGAAAGTTGCCACCCCGTGACGCATCCGACGGAGCCTGGCCTCAGGGGAAGCGGAACGTTCCATGAAGTCTTCGTCAATTTCGGACGCGCGGAGAGATGTTATACGTGCATCCGATATGAACCGCACCTGAGCGGTCAGACCTCGCGAAGATTTACCGTTCCGAGTCCTCCAGGGCACACCGGAACCGGCGAACACGGGATCTCGGGCGAAGAATATGCGGATCGACCAATGCTCGAACTGTGGTATGGGACTGACCTTCAGGGCATAGCGGTTCCCATAGTTCCGGGGTTATGGGAGCGCACGAAAAAGGCCCGCCCCCAGGGGGACGGGCCATGTTTCGGTCAGAATCGGGTTTGGACAGGCTGGACGCGGGGCGTCACAGGCCCCTGCGGCGCAGGATCTCCTCGATCTCGGCCATGTCGTCGTCGACCTGCGGCGCCTGCTTCGCCCCGCCGCGCACCGCGGGCGGCGCGGACGCGCCCGGCACCTGCCGCGGCGCCTTGCCCCCGGATGCCCGCAGGCGCGCCCCCGAGACCACGTAGAGCGTCCCGGCGAGGGCCAGGACCGCCACCCCGGCCCACTTGAGCGGGCTGAACACCAGGGAGGCGAGGAAACCCGTCAGACCCGTCAGGTAGAACCCGATCGGCACCAGCGACCAGGCCGCGCCGCGCATCCCCGAGGCCCCGCCCCGGCTCCGGCCCACCCGCCAGCTCGCCAGCAGCCCCACGACCGTGACCGCAAGGCTCACCGTGAAAAGCAGCGCATCACTCATGGCGGCCAACCCCTCGCATCTCCACACCGCCCGGCGGCGGAACTCGTCTTCTTCCCATACTCACACGTCAGGGCAAGGACCGACCTCATCCCCGAGAACGGTTCCCGCCCCTGAGACGGCGTCGGGGAAGCCCCTACCGGGAGGCCGCGATCTCGCGCAGGCGGGCCAGGCTCAGATCGGCGAGCGCGGGCACGACGAGGCGGCGCGGACCCTCGGGGATCGGCACGATGTTGGGGATCGCGATCACCACGCAGCCCGCGGCCTCGGCGGCCGCCACGCCCGTCGGGGAGTCCTCCAGCACCACGGTGCGGGCGGGCTCGGCGCCGAGCAGGCGGCAGGCCTTGAGATACGGGTCGGGATGCGGCTTGGTGTGGTCCACCTCGTCGCCCGTCACCGTCACGGTGAACAGGTCGCGGCCCAGCGCCTCGATCGCCACCTCGGCCAGCTCCCGGAACGTCGAGGTGACCAACGCCACCGGCACGCCCGCGGCGCGCGCGTCGGTGAGGATCTCCTTGGCGCCCGGGATGATCTCCAGCTCGGTCGGGAGCCGCTCTTTCATGAGATCGAGCATCCGCCGCCCGACCTCCTCCACCGGCACGTCCGCCCCGGCCAGGTCGATGATGTAGCGCGAGGCGGCGTAGAGGGAGCCGCCGACCACGGCGTCCTGGTGCTCGGGGCCCCAGGTGCCGCCCAGCCACTCCGTCACGTCGCGCTCGACCGAATGCCACACCGGCTCGGAGTCGATGAGGGTCCCGTCGAGGTCGAAAGCAAGAGCCTGAAGAGTCACGTGGAGCAAGGCTATGCGCTCAGGCATGGCGGGAACACCGGCGGGCCCGCTAGCGTTCCGACGGACAACTACCGACTGGTAAGGAGCACCCCCCATGACGTACCGGTCCATCCTCGTCGGCACCGACGGCTCCAAGACCTCGTTCCTGGCCGTCGACCGGGCCGCCGAGCTCGCCGCCGCCACCGGCTCCCGGCTCGTCCTGGTGTCGGCCTACCACCCGATGCCCGAGCGGGAGCGCAACGAGGCGGCCGACCGCCTCGGCGACCTGGCCTACAAGGTCCAGGGCTCCACCCCGGCCGAGGACGTACTGCGCGCGGCACGCGAACGCGCCGTCGCCGCGGGCACCGCGGAGATCACCGAGATCGCCCGGGAGGGAGACGCCGTCGACGTGCTCGCGACGATCGCCAAGGAGGAGTCCGTGGACCTCGTGGTGGTCGGCAACCGGGGCCTCAACAGCCTCGCGGGCCGGCTCCTCGGCTCCGTCCCGGCCAACCTCTCCCACCGGTCCCCCGTGGACGTCCTGATCGTCCACACCACCGACGGGAAGTGATCCACCACGCGCCGGAAAGTGTGATGTAGACGGATCACCTCATCCCTACCGCACAGGGATGAGCCGTCGCGGGATGGGTAGGGGTTGGCCAGGACGTAGGCTGGACTTGACCGTGATCCACTCGCAAATCCATCGTCGTCCCCGGTAGGAGGCCGTGTGCTCGAACTCGATTCCCTGCCCGCGCTGGACCGCCCGGTGCTGCTCGCGGCGTTCGAAGGCTGGAACGACGCGGGCGAGGCAGCAAGCTCCGTGATCACCCATCTCGCCGAGAGCTGGGGCGCCCGGCAGATCGCCGAGATCGACCCGGAGGACTACTACGACTTCCAGGTGACCCGGCCGCGCGTCGAGCGCGACGACGAGGGCCGCAAGATCATCTGGCCGACCACGCGGATCTCCGTCGCCCGGCTGGACTCCGGCCGCGACGTGGTGCTGCTGCACGGAATCGAGCCGAACATGCGGTGGCGCGGCTTCTGCCGGGAACTCACCGACTACCTCGCGCGGCTCGGCGTCCGCTCGGCCGTGCTGCTCGGCGCGCTGCTCGCCGACGCCCCGCACACCCGGCCCGTCCCGGTGTCGGGATCGGGCGGCGGCTCGGCCTTCGGCGACGACCCGACCCTGGAGCCGTCCTCCTACGAGGGCCCGACCGGCATACTCGGCGTCCTCCAGGACCGGCTCGAGGCCGGCGGCGTCGAGACCGTCGCGCTGTGGGCGCAGGTCCCGCACTACGTCTCCTCCCCGCCCAACCCCAAGGCGACCCTGGCGCTGCTGCGCCGGGTCGAGGACCTCCTCGACCTCGCCGTGCCGCTCGGCGAACTGCCCGAGCAGTCCCGCGCGTGGGAGGAGGGCGTGAACGAGCTGGCCGAGCAGGACAGCGAGGTCGCCGATTACGTCCGCACCCTGGAAGAGGCCAAGGACGCCACCGAACTGCCCGAGGCGACGGGCGAGTCCATCGCCCGCGAGTTCGAGCGGTACCTGCGGCGGCGGGGCATGGAACCGCCCGTCTGATCCCGTTCCTCCGTCCCGTCGGTAAGCTGACGGCATGCGTTCCTGGTCAGCTCCCCGGATCCCCCGTCTCTCCGATCTGGGCCTGGCCGGTCCAGGTCCCGCCCTGCGCCTGTTCGACAGCGCGACCCGCACGGTCAAGGCGACGGACCCGGGCCCCGTCGCCCGCATGTACGTGTGCGGCATCACCCCGTACGACGCGACCCACCTGGGCCACGCCAACACCTACCTGGCGTTCGACCTCGTCGGGCGGGTGTGGCGCGACCTCGGCCACGAGGTCCTGTACGTGCAGAACGCCACCGACGTCGACGACCCGCTGCTGGAGCGGGCCGAGGCGACCGGCGTGGACTGGCGCGACCTCGCCGAGCGGGAGATCGAGCTGTTCCGCACCGACATGGAGGCGCTGCGGGTCGTCCCGCCCGCCCACTACGTCGGCGCGGTCGAGGCGATCCCGATGATCGTCGAGATGATCGAGGGGCTCAAGGAGTCCGGGCTCACCTACGACCTCGACGGCGACCTCTACTTCCCCGTCACCGCCGACGCCCGGTTCGGCGAGGTCAGCGGGCTCACCGCAGCCGAGATGCTCCCCCTGTTCGCCGAGCGCGGCGGCGACCCCGCCCGCACCGGCAAGAAGGATCCGCTGGACGCGCTGCTGTGGCTGGCCGAGCGTCCGGGCGAGCCCTCCTGGGACTCGCCCTTCGGCAAGGGCCGCCCCGGCTGGCACATCGAGTGCTCCGCGATCTCCCTGCGCCACCTCGGCATGTCCTTCGACGTGGAGGGCGGCGGCAGCGACCTCACCTTCCCCCACCACGAGTTCAGCGCCTCGCACGCCCAGGCCGCCACCGGCGAGCACCCCCACGCCCGCGCCTACGTGCACGCCGGCATGGTCGCCCTCGACGGCGAGAAGATGTCGAAGTCCCGCGGCAACCTCGTCTTCGTCTCCAGGCTCCGCACCTCCGGCACCGACCCCATGGCCATCCGCCTCGCCCTCCTGGCCCACCACTACCGCGCCGACTGGGAATGGACCGCTCCCCAACTCGACGCCGCGACCGAACGCCTCTCCCGCTGGCGCGCCGCCGTGGAGCGCCCGACGGCCGCCCCGGCCGCCCCGGTCCTCGCCGAGATCCGCACCGCGCTGACCACCGACCTCGACGCCCCCGCCGCCCTGGCCGCCCTCGACCGCTGGGCCGCCGCCGACGGCGCCGACGCCGAGGCCCCGGCCCAGATCCGCGCCATCACCGACGCGCTGCTGGGCGTCGAACTGTAGGCACCCTGCACGCACGCCGAAGGGCGCCGGTCGGACCGACCGGCGCCCTCTTCGTCGTGAGAACGTTCCAGAATTATCATCGCCAATACGAAACTCTCGGGACCCTTACTCACCCGTTGACAGACTTCCGACAGGGGCCCTGCCGACGCCTTGTCGCCTCCCGAAGCCTTACTTACGCTCGGGGACAAGCAGGTGAAAACCTCGCCGCTGAGCTGGCCTTACGCACGAAGCGTCATCTCCTGCTCACGGTCCCACCCCGAAGGAAAGGCACCCCCCATGCTCCGCAAGCTCGCCGTGTCCGCCGTCGGCGCGGGCGCTCTGGCGCTCGTCGCCGGCAGCCCCGCCTTCGCCCTCACCGGCACCTGGACGTACTCGGGCCCCACCACGGTCACTGCCAGCTCCTCCAACCTCATCTTCCAGGCGGGCACCCTCCCCGTCACCGCCGCCTGCACCTCCGCCACCGCCACCGGCACGAGGGCCGCCACCTCCGGGACCTGGGTCTCGACCCCGCCCTCCTCCGGCGGAACCCCGGTCATCACGGGCCTGGCCATCACCACGAGCGGCTGCGCCACCACCAACATCACGCCCCAGATGACCTTCAACTTGACCCAGAACGGCACGGCGCAGCTCTACGTCACCGGGGTCACCGCCGGCAGCCCGTCCGTCACGCCCGGCGAGATCCGGGGGCTCTCCGTCAAGGGCACCGCCCTGGGCGGCCTGTGCACCGTCCAGGTCGACGGCCCCGGCGGCGCCAACTCCAAGACCGGCGTCATCGGCGGCACCTACACGACCAACGGCACCACCGGCACCATCACCGCCACCGGCGCCAGCAACATGACGATCAAGAGCGCCAGCGCCCTCTGCACCCTCGGCGGTCTCGCCGTGGGCGACGCCGCCACCCTGAGCGGCAGCTTCTCCGTCACCAGCGCCATCCCCACCATCACCGCGACCAGCCCCTGATCCGGATCCACCCAAGGCGCGCAAGGGCCGCGCGGCCGCCACGGCCGCGCGGCCCGTGGCCGTAGAGCCACCCGCGCGGACGGCGCCGGCGGTCAGGCGGGCAGGACGCGCGTCCAGGCCGTGGGGTCGCCGGGCAGGGCGGTGAAGTCGTAGCGCAGTCCCTCGTGGGAGAGGGCGACGAGGGAGACCGAGGTGGTGCCGAAGACGCGGCCCTCGTCGGTGGTGTGCCGGTGCAGGAGGGCCCGGGGGTCGGAGGTGGAGAGGGCGTCGCCTTCGGCGAGCGGGAGCCAGGGGCCCCAGGCCGCGGCGGTGGAGGCGTCGCCGGAGGGGTCGGGGCGGGGGGTGGACGCCAGGAGGGGGCGGAAGTGGGCGAGGCGGGCCCGGATGCCGTCCAGGGCCGCCTCGGGGATCTGGGAGGGGCCGGGGCAGGTGGCGTCCAGACCGGTGTTGACGACGAGGTGGGTGCCGGGATCGAGCCAGCGGTCGGTGAGGTCGAGGCCCGTCCAGGTCCAGAGGCGGATCTTGTCGGGTTCGGCGCAGACCAGGTGGAACGGGTCGAAGCGGGCGAGGTCGAGGGCGCCGAGGTCACCGTGCTCGGCGGCGCGCAGGGGCAGGTCGCCCCGGGACAGGCGCCCCTCGGCCGGAGCGTCGACGCCGCAGCCGTTCAGGACGACGCCCAGGCGATGCGCGGCCGGGTTCACCGCGAGCCAGGTGCCGCCCGCCTGGCGGTCGCGGCCGCCGACGAGGCCGGGACGGTCGGGCCAGTGGGCGGCGGGCATGTCCCAGGCCCGGTCGGTGTACTCGTCGCGGACGCCGACGGCCAGGACGGGGACGGGGGAGTCGGGATCGAAGCTCAGCAGGCACGTGCACATGGCGGGAACCTCACATCGGGGGCCAGGGGACCGCGGGCCAGTCCTCCGGGGGGTAGGGGTGGACCCGGTGCTTCAGCATGAGGTCCACACGATGCCGGGTGGCCTCCACCTCGGCGGGGGTGATGTGCCCGGTGAGCCGCTCGGCGAGGGTCCCGTCGAGCTCGGCGCGGATCTTGGCGAGGGCCTGGAGGGCGAGCGGCTTGAGGGGCTTGCCGCGCCACTGCCACAGGACCGTGCGGAGCTTGTAGTCGGTGGAGAAGGTGACGCCGTGGTCGCAGCCGTGCACGTGCCCGCCGGGCACCGGCAGGAGGTGGCCGATCTTGCGGTCGGCGTTGTTGACGACGGCGTCGAACACCGCGACGCGGCGGACCGCCGCGTCGTTGGCGCGCGACAGGGCCACGAGGTCGACCTCGGGATCGGGCTCGATCCACAGCTGGACCATGCCGGGGCCATAGGGGCCGTCCCGGTGCACGGTCGGGGGGACGATCCGCATCCCCATCGCCTGGGAGACGATGTAGGAGGCGACCTCCCGGCCGGCGAGGGTGCCGTCGGGGAAGTCCCACAGGGGGCGTTCGCCGGCGACCGGCTTGTACACGCACTTGGCCTGCACGCCGTCCAGCTCGATGTCGCAGCGCAGCGTCGCGTTGGAGGCCTGGACGATCCGCCCCTCGACGGTCATGGTGCCACTGGTGAGCAGCCGTTCCGCGGCTTCGGCGTCCTCCGCAAGGGACCGCGTCATATCGTCCTTAGATGTCCGTTCTGCCGGGGGCAGACGTGGCCTGTGGCGTCGAGCGGGAGGCCGCACAGCGGGCACGGGGGACGGCCCGCCGCGACGAGCTTCAGCGCCCGCTCGGCGAAGGCGCGGGCGTGCGCCGCGGTGATCGACACCCGCAGGGTGGAGCCCTCCGGGTCGGGTTCGCCCGCCTCGGCGTCGGCGGCCTCGGCCGCCTCGACGATGATCCGCTCGGTCTCGGGGTCCCAGGCGAGCGACAGGGAGCCGACCTGGAACTCCTCCTCCACCGGCTGGTCCAGCGGGGAGTCGTCGTGCAGGCCCTCGGGGGTCATCGCGGGGACGTGGGCGCTGCCTCCGGACAGGCGCAGCACCTCGTCCAGCAGCTCTTCCAGGCGTTCGGCGAGCAGCCCGACCTGAAACTTCTCCAGGGCGACGCTGGTCACCCTGGCGCCTTCGCGGGCCTGGAGAAAGAACGCCCGCTGACCGGGCTGGCCGATGGTACCGGCGACGAACCGGTCCGGCATGTCATAGGAGATGACCGGCATGGTTCAGACCCTACGCGCCGCCGCCGACGGGCGCGTCACCGCTCCCCGGGTTGGGCGGGACCAGGCCCTCCACCCCTCCCCCGGTGTCGTTGAGGCGCACGAGGAACGGGCGCAGCTCGGTGTAGCGGATCACCGTGACCGAGGCGGGATCGACCTGGATCCGCTGGAACTGGTCGAGGTGCAGGCCGAGGGCGTCGGCGGCGACGGCCTTGATGATGTCGCCGTGGGAGCAGACCGCGTAGACGGCGTCGGGGCCGAGGCGGGCGTTCCACTCGCGGATCGCCTGGACGGCCCGGAGCTGGGCGGCGGCCAGCGACTCCCCGCCCGGGAAGGTCACCGCGCTCGGGTGGGCCTGGACGACCTTCCACAGCGGATCTTCGGCGAGCTCGGCCAGCTTGCCGCCGGTCCAGTCGCCGTAGTGGACCTCACCGAAGCGCTCGTCGGTCTCCAGGCCGAGGGTGCGGCCCTTCAGCACCGCTCGGGCCGTCTCCTCGCAGCGCTGGAGCGGGGAGGACACGACCGCGTCGAGCGGCAGCGGGGCGAGCCTGGCCGCCGTGCGCTCGGCCTGGCCCTGCCCCCGGGCGTCCAGGGGGACGCCCGGCGTCCAGCCCGTGAGGACCGGCCCCGTCTGCGCGGTCAAACCATGACGGATAAGAAGAACTGTCGGCACAGGGATCACCTTATGCGGCCCGGCCCGGTCCGCCTCCCGCACCGATCACGATCGGGGCGCGACCGCTCCCCCAGGTGACGATGCGGTGTCCGTCACGGCGTAGACCCTGTGCACAGGTCGGGATGTGCCGGATACTTGGCCCGTGATCGTGGATTGCGCTATATACCGGGACGGGTTCCGGGAGAACGTCGGCGGCGGGGTCGCCGACGCCGTCGCGTCGGTCCGGGACGACCCGGCGGCGTTCCTGTGGATCGGCCTCCACGAGCCGCGCCCCGAGGAGTTCGACGAGGTCGCGCGGGAGCTCCGGCTGCACCCCCTGGCCATCGAGGACGCCACCAAGGGCCACCAGCGCCCCAAGATCGAGCAGTACGGCGACGCGTTCTTCGTGGTGATCAAGACGGTGTCGTACACGCGGCCCACCGAGGTGACCCTCGGGGAGATCATGCTGTTCGTCGGCCCCGACTTCGTGATCACCGTCCGGCATGGTCCGGCCAACCCGCTCAAATCGGCCCGCGCCCGGCTGGAGGACGACCCCAAGCTCCTCGGCGAAGGCCCGGGGGCGGTCCTGTACACGGTGCTGGACGAGGTGGTCGACACCTACGACGTGGTCACGCACGAGCTCGAGTCCGACATCATGGACCTGGAGCGGCGCGTGTTCACCAAGCGCGGCGGCGACCACACCGAGGACATCTACACCGTCAAGCGCGAGACGCTGGAGTTCCGGACCGCCGAGGACCCGCTCCTGCCCGTCATGACCGAGCTGGTCAAGGGCCGCGTCCGGCTGTGCGCCGCGCTCGCCGACCGGTTCCGCAACGTGCAGGACCATCTGCTGCGGGTGGACCAGCAGGTCGACGCGCACAACGAGCTGATCACCAGCGTCCTCACCGCCCATCTGGCGCTGCTGGGCAGGCAGCAGAACGAGGACGTCCGCAAGATCTCCGCGTGGGCCGCGATCCTCGCGCTGCCGACGATGATCGCGGGCGTCTACGGGATGAACTTCGAGCACATGCCCGAGCTGAAGTGGCCGATCGGGTATCCGCTGTCCGTCGCGGTGATGGTCTGCGCGTGCCTGCTGCTGTACCGCAGGTTCAAGCGCAGCGGCTGGCTTTAGCGCGCTACATCGGGGCGGGCCTGCGCGGGTGCAGGATCGCGTCGGTGCCGCCGTCGGCGAACACCACGGAGCCGACGAGCAGGGACGCGGCGTCCGACAGCAGGAACGCGATGAGCGCGGCGATCTCCTCGGGCCTGCCGGGCCGGTCCAGGGCGGTCGGGTAGGCGTCGGCGAAGACCCCGAGGACGGGGTCGCGGCGCAGCGCCTCGGTCATCGCGGTGGCGATGAGGCCGGGCGCGACCGCGTTCATCCGGATGCCCGCGCCGATCCAGCGCTCGGTGATCGCCTCGCGGCGCAGCCAGTACGCCAGGGCCGCCTTCGTGGCCGGGTACGCCTGCACGGCCTCGCCCTCGGCGGCGAGCGCCCTGGCGGCCTGCTCGTCCCCGGCGAGGCAGACGTCGGCGACCGCGGCGGGCCAGCCCGGCTGGCAGGTGACCGAGTTCGACGACAGCAGCACCACCGCGGCGCCATCGGCCGCTGCGAGTTCGGGCCGCAGCCCCTCGACGAGGGCGAGCGCGCCGAAGTAGTTCACCGACACGAGCAGCGCCGGATCCGTCCCGGTCAGCCCGGCGACGCCCGCGCACGGCACCAGGCCGCGGACCGCCGGGACGCGCGCGCGGACGCCCGCGACGGCCGCCGCCCTGCCTTCGGGGGTCGCGAGGTCGGCGACGACGTCGGCGTCGCGCAGGTCCACGGTGACGACCTCATGGCCGAGCCCGCGCAGGAGCGCCGCCGTGGCCGCGCCGATCCCCGAGGCGGCCCCGCTCACCACGTACGCGCCGGTCATTCGACGCTCAGCCGGGGCTGGTAGGGGTCCAGGAGAGCGGCCCATAGCCGTCCGTCGGCCTCCGGGCCGAGGCGGCGGCGGATCCGCTCGATCGTGCCGCGGGTCGGCAGCGCGAGCGTCAGCACCAGCGGATACCCGAACCCGAACGCGAGGGCCATCGGGAGCAGGGAGTCCGACGCCATCGCGAGCGGCAGCCCGGCGAGGACCACGCCCTCGGTGAGCGCGAAGCGCAGGAACAGGGCGCCGCGGAACGCGTCGGACACGCGTCGTGCGGCCCGTTCGTCGGCGTTGCCCGCGGCGTCCGTCTTCCCGGGGGCGACGAGCAGGTCGGTGCCCCGCGGCGGGAGCGGCAGCGGAAGGCGCGGCGCGAGCCACAGCACCGCGAGCGCCAGCAGCGGAACCGCGGCGGCCGACCACAGCGGCGGCGTGTCGAGGATGTGCGTCTCGATCCGGACGATGAACGGTGACAGCGCGAACACCACGACGGGCATCACGCTGAGCATGAGGAAGGACCTGCGGAGGTTCCCGAGCACCGTCGGGGTGCGCAGCGAGGCGGCGAACCCCGGATCGCTCTGCGGCCCGGCCGTGTGATCAACCACAGGCGAACAGTAGCCTGTGACGGGCGATACCGACAGAGACCGGACAAGAACGGACGCACCCCCGCGGCGTTCCGGCCCGGGCACCCCGGGCCCACCGGACGCTATAGCCTTGAGGACTCATGGAGCATCGTCAGCTCGGCCGCAGCGGGCTCATGGTGTCCCGGCTCGGGCTGGGCACCATGACCTGGGGCGAGGGCACCGACCCCGCCGAGGCCGCGCGCCAGCTCACCGCCTTCGTGGCGGCCGGCGGCACCCTCGTCGACACCGCCGACGTCTACTGCGACGGGCTGGGCGAGCAGATCCTCGGCAGCCTGCTCGGCACCGTGGTGGACCGCGACGAACTCGTCCTGGCCACCAAGGCCGGGCTCACCCCGCACGGCTACGACTCCTCCCGGCGGCACCTGCTCGGCGCGCTCGACCGGTCGCTGGACCGGCTCGGCGTCGACCACGTCGACCTGTGGCAGGTGAACGCCTACGACCCGGCGACCCCGTACGAGGAGACCCTCGCCGCGCTGGACGAGGCGATCGCCTCGGGCCGGACCCGGTACGTCGGCGTCTCCAACTACGGCGGCTGGCAGCTCGCGACCGCCGCGACCTGGCAGCGGGCCTGGCCGGGCCGCTGCCCGATCGTGGCGAACCAGGTGGAGTACTCGCTGCTCCAGCGCGACCCCGAGCGCGAGGTGCTGCCCGCGGCGCTGTCCTCGGGCTGCTCGGTGCTGGCC harbors:
- a CDS encoding DUF3090 family protein — protein: MPVISYDMPDRFVAGTIGQPGQRAFFLQAREGARVTSVALEKFQVGLLAERLEELLDEVLRLSGGSAHVPAMTPEGLHDDSPLDQPVEEEFQVGSLSLAWDPETERIIVEAAEAADAEAGEPDPEGSTLRVSITAAHARAFAERALKLVAAGRPPCPLCGLPLDATGHVCPRQNGHLRTI
- a CDS encoding magnesium and cobalt transport protein CorA, which gives rise to MIVDCAIYRDGFRENVGGGVADAVASVRDDPAAFLWIGLHEPRPEEFDEVARELRLHPLAIEDATKGHQRPKIEQYGDAFFVVIKTVSYTRPTEVTLGEIMLFVGPDFVITVRHGPANPLKSARARLEDDPKLLGEGPGAVLYTVLDEVVDTYDVVTHELESDIMDLERRVFTKRGGDHTEDIYTVKRETLEFRTAEDPLLPVMTELVKGRVRLCAALADRFRNVQDHLLRVDQQVDAHNELITSVLTAHLALLGRQQNEDVRKISAWAAILALPTMIAGVYGMNFEHMPELKWPIGYPLSVAVMVCACLLLYRRFKRSGWL
- a CDS encoding SDR family oxidoreductase, whose protein sequence is MTGAYVVSGAASGIGAATAALLRGLGHEVVTVDLRDADVVADLATPEGRAAAVAGVRARVPAVRGLVPCAGVAGLTGTDPALLVSVNYFGALALVEGLRPELAAADGAAVVLLSSNSVTCQPGWPAAVADVCLAGDEQAARALAAEGEAVQAYPATKAALAYWLRREAITERWIGAGIRMNAVAPGLIATAMTEALRRDPVLGVFADAYPTALDRPGRPEEIAALIAFLLSDAASLLVGSVVFADGGTDAILHPRRPAPM
- a CDS encoding histidine phosphatase family protein; protein product: MPTVLLIRHGLTAQTGPVLTGWTPGVPLDARGQGQAERTAARLAPLPLDAVVSSPLQRCEETARAVLKGRTLGLETDERFGEVHYGDWTGGKLAELAEDPLWKVVQAHPSAVTFPGGESLAAAQLRAVQAIREWNARLGPDAVYAVCSHGDIIKAVAADALGLHLDQFQRIQVDPASVTVIRYTELRPFLVRLNDTGGGVEGLVPPNPGSGDAPVGGGA
- a CDS encoding SCO1664 family protein: MTRSLAEDAEAAERLLTSGTMTVEGRIVQASNATLRCDIELDGVQAKCVYKPVAGERPLWDFPDGTLAGREVASYIVSQAMGMRIVPPTVHRDGPYGPGMVQLWIEPDPEVDLVALSRANDAAVRRVAVFDAVVNNADRKIGHLLPVPGGHVHGCDHGVTFSTDYKLRTVLWQWRGKPLKPLALQALAKIRAELDGTLAERLTGHITPAEVEATRHRVDLMLKHRVHPYPPEDWPAVPWPPM
- a CDS encoding aldo/keto reductase — protein: MEHRQLGRSGLMVSRLGLGTMTWGEGTDPAEAARQLTAFVAAGGTLVDTADVYCDGLGEQILGSLLGTVVDRDELVLATKAGLTPHGYDSSRRHLLGALDRSLDRLGVDHVDLWQVNAYDPATPYEETLAALDEAIASGRTRYVGVSNYGGWQLATAATWQRAWPGRCPIVANQVEYSLLQRDPEREVLPAALSSGCSVLAWSPLGRGVLTGKYRNSIPIDSRAARDRLEHFVAPYLGEQSARIVESVATAAEGLGTTALAVALAWVRDQPGVAAPLVGARTTTQLKAALAADELTLPDEIRDALDDVSDVL
- a CDS encoding NRDE family protein yields the protein MCTCLLSFDPDSPVPVLAVGVRDEYTDRAWDMPAAHWPDRPGLVGGRDRQAGGTWLAVNPAAHRLGVVLNGCGVDAPAEGRLSRGDLPLRAAEHGDLGALDLARFDPFHLVCAEPDKIRLWTWTGLDLTDRWLDPGTHLVVNTGLDATCPGPSQIPEAALDGIRARLAHFRPLLASTPRPDPSGDASTAAAWGPWLPLAEGDALSTSDPRALLHRHTTDEGRVFGTTSVSLVALSHEGLRYDFTALPGDPTAWTRVLPA